The Rhodoflexus caldus genome has a window encoding:
- a CDS encoding polyprenyl synthetase family protein, whose protein sequence is MEFDFLTAQAAIEKAIQQFNPGENPAELYAPIRYIMSLGGKRMRPMLMLLGKYAVANDWQKEVQAAIAVEMFHSFTLLHDDIMDKAPLRRGQPTVHEKWNDNIALLSGDAMLVKTYDHLLEHTPPALLPTILHRFGKTAVEVCEGQQMDMNFEQRKRVEMEEYITMIRLKTAVLLGFSLEMGALLGGASPATVANLYEFGLQLGIGFQLKDDILDVYGEPDKFGKQVGGDIIANKKTFLLIRALELANPMQTRELDYWLSVDDFDPQNKVDAVKEIYDQLHIRQQAEEAMNSYFDKGFAALAAANLAPERFETLRAFAQSVIEREK, encoded by the coding sequence ATGGAATTTGACTTTTTAACCGCTCAGGCTGCTATTGAAAAAGCGATACAACAATTCAATCCGGGCGAAAATCCGGCAGAGTTATATGCCCCGATTCGCTATATCATGTCGCTGGGTGGCAAGCGGATGCGCCCCATGCTGATGCTGTTAGGCAAATATGCTGTTGCCAATGACTGGCAAAAAGAGGTGCAGGCTGCCATTGCGGTTGAAATGTTCCATAGTTTTACGTTGTTGCACGATGATATCATGGACAAAGCGCCTCTGCGACGCGGTCAGCCTACGGTACACGAAAAGTGGAACGACAACATCGCGCTTCTTTCCGGTGATGCAATGCTGGTGAAAACCTATGACCACCTGCTGGAACATACACCTCCTGCTCTTTTGCCGACAATCCTGCACCGATTTGGCAAAACCGCAGTAGAAGTATGCGAAGGCCAGCAAATGGATATGAACTTTGAACAACGCAAACGGGTGGAAATGGAGGAGTATATAACCATGATTCGCCTCAAAACAGCTGTTCTTCTGGGTTTTAGCCTCGAGATGGGCGCGCTGCTTGGCGGGGCATCTCCTGCAACAGTTGCTAATCTTTACGAATTTGGCCTCCAACTTGGCATAGGCTTCCAATTGAAAGATGATATTCTGGATGTGTACGGCGAACCCGATAAGTTCGGCAAGCAGGTAGGCGGCGATATCATTGCCAACAAGAAAACTTTCCTGTTGATTCGGGCATTGGAACTCGCCAACCCCATGCAAACCCGCGAATTAGACTATTGGCTGAGCGTTGACGATTTTGACCCTCAAAACAAAGTAGATGCGGTAAAAGAAATTTATGACCAACTGCATATACGCCAACAGGCAGAGGAAGCCATGAACAGCTATTTTGACAAGGGTTTTGCCGCATTGGCTGCTGCAAACTTAGCACCTGAACGCTTTGAAACGCTCCGTGCTTTTGCTCAATCTGTTATTGAACGCGAAAAATAA
- a CDS encoding rhomboid family intramembrane serine protease: MQLSLTTILLLITCVVSIYVFTRPDLQERLMLNPYRVNRKGEWYRFISSGLIHQGWVHLLFNMFTFYFFGRWIERYFVIIHGQELGYFYFLLLYIGGIVVADIPTYLKYKDSPYYNSLGASGGVSAIIFAAIFYNPTEEVCLYAFLCLPGFIWGGIYLAYSYFYDRQGSDSVNHSAHFYGALYGFLLAVLIRPSAIVHFFDAVIHWSMF; encoded by the coding sequence ATGCAGCTTTCCCTGACGACCATTTTGCTGTTGATTACATGTGTGGTAAGTATCTACGTTTTTACCCGCCCCGATTTGCAGGAGCGCCTGATGCTTAATCCTTACCGCGTAAACCGCAAAGGTGAATGGTATCGGTTTATCAGTTCGGGGCTGATTCATCAGGGATGGGTGCATTTGCTGTTCAATATGTTCACCTTCTACTTTTTCGGTCGGTGGATTGAGCGCTATTTTGTGATTATACACGGGCAGGAATTGGGCTATTTCTATTTTCTGTTGTTGTACATCGGCGGCATCGTTGTTGCCGATATACCGACGTATTTGAAATACAAAGACAGCCCCTACTACAATTCGCTGGGTGCTTCCGGCGGTGTTTCGGCTATCATTTTTGCCGCTATTTTCTACAATCCTACCGAAGAAGTATGCCTGTATGCATTTTTATGCTTGCCCGGATTTATCTGGGGAGGTATCTATCTGGCATATTCCTACTTCTACGACCGTCAGGGCTCCGACAGTGTGAACCACTCAGCGCATTTCTATGGCGCACTTTATGGCTTTTTATTGGCCGTACTGATTCGCCCTTCGGCTATTGTGCATTTCTTTGATGCGGTTATACATTGGAGTATGTTTTAG
- a CDS encoding PD-(D/E)XK nuclease domain-containing protein, whose protein sequence is MIPYQVFDRHQEKYFHAIFFLTFKLCGYHITSEVSTSTGRIDALLQIDNKVYIFEFKLNESADVAMQQIHEHGYYKQFLGQGKEVYLIGISFSGATKSIAEMKTEKLS, encoded by the coding sequence ATCATCCCTTACCAAGTATTTGACCGGCATCAGGAAAAATATTTTCATGCCATTTTCTTTTTAACCTTCAAACTCTGCGGGTATCACATCACTTCGGAAGTATCTACCTCAACGGGGCGCATTGATGCGCTGTTGCAGATAGATAACAAGGTTTACATTTTTGAATTCAAACTCAACGAATCGGCAGATGTTGCCATGCAGCAAATCCACGAGCACGGTTATTACAAGCAGTTTTTAGGACAGGGCAAAGAGGTGTACCTAATAGGCATCAGTTTTTCGGGGGCAACCAAAAGCATTGCCGAGATGAAGACCGAAAAGCTGAGCTAA
- a CDS encoding ATP-binding protein: protein METLRLGQAFFIFTENKAHMHHLPRLSTGEQSFEELRKKNCIYVDKTPFIERLLFIEQQKFIFFPRPRRFGKSLLVSTLKELFSGRQDLFTGLYIEDKIEWEKHPVIHLDFSQMQFRTQGLEQAISNRLDEIAAAYDVQFKQAGIDSKFNDLMQKLHEKTGKQVVILIDEYDKPITDVLEVGENKKAYEHREILRTFYSVVKGNSAHIRLFFLTGIARFSKVSLFSDLNNLTDLSKNKYYHNFLGYTQEELLQYFPEHLNFIAQEKNISLEELLVQVKEWYNGFSWNGRDTLYNPYSILSFLTAGEFQNFWFESGTPKFLIELLKKEEVYDLSGIEVSALEAENLDIQHVNFVPLFFQTGYLTVSKIDEFGDYILDYPNKEVRESMFRHILSGFSENPRSMSVPTSLLRALKTNSLDTIPDIFNTLFASSLTKYLTGIRKNIFMPFSF, encoded by the coding sequence ATGGAAACATTACGTTTGGGGCAGGCATTTTTTATCTTTACGGAAAACAAAGCGCATATGCATCACCTGCCACGACTTTCTACGGGCGAGCAGTCTTTTGAGGAGCTGAGAAAAAAGAATTGCATTTATGTAGATAAAACACCTTTCATTGAGCGCCTGCTGTTTATTGAACAGCAGAAATTCATCTTTTTTCCCCGCCCGCGCCGTTTTGGTAAGTCGCTGCTTGTCAGCACTTTGAAAGAATTGTTTTCAGGCAGGCAAGACCTCTTTACAGGGCTTTACATTGAAGACAAAATTGAGTGGGAGAAGCACCCCGTCATTCATTTGGACTTCAGCCAAATGCAATTCCGAACACAAGGGCTTGAACAGGCAATCAGCAACCGCTTAGACGAAATAGCCGCTGCGTATGATGTACAATTCAAGCAAGCCGGCATAGACAGTAAATTTAATGACCTGATGCAAAAACTGCACGAAAAGACAGGCAAGCAGGTCGTGATTTTGATAGACGAATACGACAAGCCGATTACCGATGTGCTGGAAGTGGGCGAAAACAAAAAAGCATACGAACATCGGGAAATCTTGCGCACTTTTTACAGCGTAGTAAAAGGCAATTCCGCACATATCCGTTTGTTCTTTCTGACGGGCATCGCGCGTTTCTCCAAAGTTTCGCTTTTTTCAGATTTGAATAATCTGACGGATTTGTCCAAAAACAAATACTACCACAATTTTTTAGGCTATACGCAAGAAGAATTGCTGCAATATTTTCCGGAACACCTGAATTTCATTGCCCAAGAAAAAAACATCAGCCTTGAAGAATTGCTTGTGCAGGTTAAAGAATGGTACAACGGATTTTCATGGAACGGTAGAGATACTCTCTACAACCCTTACTCCATCCTGAGTTTTTTAACGGCAGGCGAATTTCAGAACTTCTGGTTTGAAAGCGGCACGCCAAAGTTTTTGATTGAATTGTTGAAAAAAGAGGAAGTCTATGACCTTTCGGGGATTGAGGTAAGTGCCTTAGAGGCCGAAAATCTGGATATTCAGCATGTGAACTTCGTGCCTTTATTTTTTCAGACCGGCTACCTGACTGTAAGCAAAATAGATGAGTTTGGCGACTATATACTGGACTATCCCAACAAAGAGGTGCGCGAATCCATGTTTAGGCACATTTTATCGGGATTCTCGGAAAACCCGAGGAGCATGTCTGTACCAACAAGTCTGCTTCGTGCCTTAAAAACCAATAGTTTGGATACAATACCGGACATCTTCAATACACTGTTTGCATCATCCCTTACCAAGTATTTGACCGGCATCAGGAAAAATATTTTCATGCCATTTTCTTTTTAA
- a CDS encoding S41 family peptidase, with product MRILATLLLCLSGWAVQAQSWMRYPSVSPDGSRIAFTYKGNLYVVPSSGGQAMPLTFHEAHDYMPVWSPDGSQIAFASDRFGNFDVFLMPAQGGEAKRLTAHSANELPYCFTPDGKQVVFGAARMDAATNRQFPSRVLTELYSVPATGGKITQLLTTPAEDVRIVGSRLFYHDKKGGEDQWRKHHTSSITRDIWVYDMAAGTHTKLTTFKGEDRNPVPVGNELYYLSEESGTFNVHRMSLAAPGANTKVTQFSKHPVRFLSAANDGTLCFGFNGEIYTLKPGGNPQKVNISIITEATANTEHTLSITDGAREFAVSPSGKEIAFVVRGEVFVTSVDGGITKRITNTPTQERSISFSPDGRSILYAAERDGSWKIYQSSIARKEESYFFHATLIKEEAIIATDKETFQPAYSPDGKEIAYLEERTTLKVYNTATKASRVVLPSSYTYSHTDGDQYFQWSPDGKWLLVNFLNPGYWIREVGLVSADGKGAVINLTQSGYDDSRPKWVNGGKMMLWFSNRDGLRSYATSGTQEADVYGMFFTQEAYDRFRLSKEEFALLKEKEEKDKKDSKETAATAPLRFDWDGLQERKAKLTIHSSRLSDAVLSKDGEKLYYITRFEKGYDLWSTNLRTRETKMVLKLDANNGGQLQWDKEQKNLFLLSDGKLAKIDPEAGKREGISFNGEMNLNLTAERQYLFEHLHRQVKKKFYKSDLHGADWESLGKDYAAYLPHISNNYELSEMFSELLGELNASHTGARYGGAVMTNADATASLGAFYDQSYNGNGLKIVEIMEKSPLISAGSKIKVGHIIEQIDGVAITPQMDYAQLLNRKAGKYTLLSMLDPATNTRYEETVKPISMNDENELLYRRWVTNNRNEVEKLSGGKIGYVHVRGMNDPSYRTVYEEVLGRLATKQAVVIDTRFNGGGDLVSDLATFLSGRKFMDYATEERSIGLEPSSRWTKPSVVLAGESNYSDAHCFPFAYKELGIGKLIGMPVPGTCTFVWWENMQDPTITFGIPNLGVADPRGNWLENTQLYPDIEIANEYGTVAQGRDQQLEKAVETLLKELK from the coding sequence ATGAGAATACTTGCTACCCTTTTGCTGTGCCTGTCCGGCTGGGCTGTGCAGGCGCAAAGTTGGATGCGCTATCCTTCGGTTTCGCCCGATGGCAGCCGCATTGCATTTACCTACAAAGGCAATCTGTATGTAGTACCGTCGTCAGGCGGGCAGGCGATGCCGCTCACTTTCCACGAAGCACATGACTACATGCCCGTGTGGTCGCCCGATGGTTCGCAAATTGCCTTTGCTTCCGACCGTTTCGGCAACTTTGACGTTTTCCTGATGCCTGCACAAGGCGGTGAAGCCAAAAGGCTGACGGCTCATTCGGCCAATGAGTTGCCTTACTGCTTTACTCCCGACGGCAAACAAGTTGTCTTTGGGGCAGCGCGGATGGATGCAGCTACTAACCGTCAGTTTCCTTCACGCGTGCTGACCGAACTCTACAGCGTACCTGCAACAGGCGGTAAAATAACCCAACTGCTCACCACACCTGCCGAAGATGTGCGCATTGTAGGCAGTCGTTTATTTTACCACGACAAAAAAGGTGGCGAAGACCAATGGCGCAAACATCACACATCCAGCATCACCCGCGATATTTGGGTGTATGATATGGCAGCGGGCACTCACACCAAACTGACTACATTCAAAGGTGAAGACCGCAACCCTGTGCCTGTGGGCAATGAATTGTATTATTTGAGCGAAGAAAGCGGCACCTTCAACGTACACCGCATGAGTCTGGCCGCGCCGGGTGCTAACACTAAGGTTACGCAGTTTAGCAAACACCCTGTGCGCTTCCTGAGCGCCGCCAACGATGGCACGCTGTGCTTTGGTTTCAACGGTGAAATTTATACCCTGAAACCGGGCGGCAACCCTCAGAAAGTCAATATCAGCATCATTACCGAAGCAACTGCCAATACGGAGCACACCTTGAGCATTACCGACGGTGCGCGTGAATTTGCCGTTTCGCCTTCGGGCAAGGAGATTGCTTTTGTGGTGCGCGGCGAAGTATTCGTAACGTCCGTAGATGGGGGTATCACTAAGCGCATTACCAATACTCCCACGCAGGAGCGCAGCATCAGTTTCAGTCCCGACGGGCGCAGCATCCTCTATGCCGCCGAGCGCGATGGCTCATGGAAAATTTACCAGAGCAGCATTGCCCGCAAAGAAGAGAGCTATTTTTTCCATGCCACACTGATTAAAGAGGAAGCCATTATCGCTACCGATAAAGAAACCTTCCAGCCTGCCTATTCACCCGACGGCAAAGAAATTGCTTATTTGGAAGAACGCACCACGCTGAAAGTGTACAACACGGCCACCAAAGCAAGCCGCGTAGTATTGCCTTCGTCGTACACCTATTCCCACACCGATGGCGACCAGTATTTCCAATGGTCGCCCGATGGCAAGTGGCTGTTAGTTAATTTCCTGAATCCGGGCTATTGGATTCGCGAAGTAGGGCTGGTAAGTGCCGACGGCAAAGGCGCTGTTATCAACCTGACCCAAAGCGGCTATGACGACAGCCGTCCTAAGTGGGTAAACGGCGGCAAAATGATGCTGTGGTTTTCTAACCGCGACGGTTTGCGCAGCTATGCTACCAGCGGCACACAGGAAGCCGATGTGTACGGCATGTTTTTTACACAAGAGGCATACGACCGCTTCCGTTTGAGCAAAGAAGAATTTGCCCTGCTCAAAGAAAAGGAGGAGAAGGACAAAAAAGACAGCAAAGAAACAGCGGCCACTGCCCCACTCCGCTTTGACTGGGACGGCTTACAGGAACGCAAAGCCAAACTCACGATTCACTCTTCCCGCCTGTCGGATGCGGTGCTTTCCAAAGACGGCGAAAAACTGTACTACATCACCCGCTTTGAAAAAGGCTATGACCTTTGGAGTACTAACCTGCGCACCCGTGAAACCAAAATGGTGCTGAAATTGGATGCCAACAACGGCGGACAGTTGCAGTGGGACAAAGAACAGAAAAACCTGTTCCTGCTCTCTGACGGCAAGTTGGCAAAAATTGACCCTGAAGCAGGCAAGCGCGAAGGCATTTCGTTCAATGGTGAAATGAATCTGAATCTGACTGCCGAGCGCCAATACCTGTTTGAGCACCTGCACCGCCAAGTGAAGAAAAAATTCTACAAATCGGATTTACACGGTGCAGATTGGGAATCGTTGGGCAAGGATTATGCCGCCTATCTGCCGCACATCAGCAATAATTATGAACTGAGCGAAATGTTCAGCGAGTTACTTGGCGAACTGAACGCCTCTCACACAGGCGCACGCTATGGCGGTGCCGTTATGACCAATGCCGATGCAACAGCCTCTCTGGGGGCTTTTTATGACCAAAGCTACAACGGCAACGGTTTGAAAATTGTTGAAATCATGGAAAAAAGCCCGCTCATCAGTGCAGGCAGTAAAATAAAAGTCGGCCATATCATTGAACAGATAGACGGTGTGGCAATTACGCCGCAGATGGACTATGCACAACTGCTCAACCGCAAAGCAGGCAAATACACCCTGCTTTCCATGCTTGACCCTGCCACCAACACCCGCTATGAGGAAACCGTTAAGCCCATTTCCATGAATGATGAGAACGAACTGCTCTATCGCCGCTGGGTAACCAATAACCGCAATGAGGTAGAGAAATTATCGGGCGGAAAAATCGGCTATGTGCATGTGCGCGGCATGAATGACCCAAGCTATCGCACCGTATATGAAGAAGTACTGGGCAGACTGGCTACGAAACAGGCGGTTGTTATTGATACGCGCTTCAACGGCGGTGGCGACTTAGTAAGCGACCTTGCTACTTTCCTCAGCGGACGCAAGTTTATGGACTATGCCACCGAAGAACGCAGCATTGGTCTGGAGCCTTCCAGCCGCTGGACAAAGCCGAGCGTAGTACTGGCAGGAGAGAGCAATTACTCCGATGCGCACTGCTTCCCCTTTGCCTACAAAGAATTAGGCATCGGAAAGTTGATAGGTATGCCGGTGCCGGGCACTTGTACTTTTGTCTGGTGGGAAAACATGCAAGACCCTACCATTACGTTTGGTATCCCCAACCTTGGCGTAGCTGACCCCAGAGGCAACTGGTTAGAAAATACGCAACTATATCCCGACATTGAAATTGCCAATGAATACGGAACAGTTGCCCAAGGCCGTGACCAGCAATTGGAAAAAGCAGTGGAAACCTTGCTGAAAGAGTTGAAGTAA
- a CDS encoding MBL fold metallo-hydrolase, translating into MKIEQFEDKGLAHYAYAILSESDKAVVLIDPARNPQPYYDFAAAHGAKIVGVIETHPHADFVSSHLEIAQQTGAKVYASKLLGAEYEHVAFDEGATITLGDFTLRSMNTPGHSPDSISIVLSVNGKDHAVFTGDTLFIGDVGRPDLRENVGNLTAQREQLARQMYHSTREKLMKLDDDVLVYPAHGAGSLCGKALSGANSSTIGAEKMSNYALRPMSEDEFVKELIADQPFIPKYFGFDVNMNKKGAPAYSTNISKVPRLKPVRSAADAEQLDRSVLIIDARPQVDFRKGHLRNSINLMNGGKFETWLGSIVNPEEPYYLVAADEATLNELIAKAAKIGYEEAIKGAFVLEGYSELTSPEIDVEAFRKHPSDYAIVDIRNWSEINTKKIFDGSLAVPLPELRERIAEIPKNKPVVVHCAGGYRSAAGASIISNLLAKEGVTVYDLSEAINTF; encoded by the coding sequence ATGAAAATAGAACAGTTTGAAGACAAAGGACTTGCGCACTATGCGTATGCCATTTTGAGCGAATCGGACAAAGCAGTAGTATTGATTGACCCGGCTCGCAATCCTCAACCTTACTATGATTTTGCCGCAGCTCACGGGGCTAAAATTGTGGGCGTTATTGAAACCCACCCACACGCCGACTTTGTAAGTTCTCACTTGGAAATTGCACAGCAAACAGGTGCGAAGGTGTATGCAAGCAAACTGTTAGGTGCTGAATATGAGCATGTTGCATTTGACGAAGGCGCAACCATTACCTTAGGCGACTTCACGCTGCGTTCTATGAACACCCCCGGTCACTCGCCTGACAGCATCAGCATCGTGTTGAGCGTGAACGGCAAAGACCATGCAGTATTCACCGGCGACACATTGTTTATCGGCGACGTAGGCCGCCCCGACCTGCGCGAAAACGTAGGCAACCTGACTGCTCAGCGCGAACAATTAGCCCGTCAAATGTATCACAGCACTCGCGAAAAACTGATGAAGTTAGATGATGACGTGCTGGTATACCCTGCACACGGCGCGGGTTCACTTTGCGGTAAGGCTTTGAGCGGTGCTAATTCCAGCACCATCGGCGCCGAAAAAATGAGCAACTACGCCCTGCGTCCGATGAGCGAAGACGAATTTGTGAAAGAACTGATTGCCGACCAGCCGTTTATTCCTAAATATTTCGGCTTTGACGTAAACATGAACAAAAAAGGCGCTCCTGCTTACAGCACTAACATCAGCAAAGTGCCTCGCTTGAAGCCTGTTCGCAGCGCAGCCGATGCGGAGCAATTAGACCGCAGCGTACTGATTATTGACGCACGTCCGCAGGTAGATTTCCGTAAAGGACATTTGCGCAACTCAATCAACCTGATGAACGGCGGCAAGTTTGAAACATGGTTGGGTAGCATCGTTAATCCGGAAGAGCCGTACTATTTGGTGGCAGCCGATGAAGCAACACTCAACGAACTGATTGCCAAAGCTGCTAAAATCGGTTATGAAGAAGCTATCAAAGGTGCGTTCGTATTGGAAGGATACTCTGAACTGACTTCGCCTGAAATTGATGTGGAAGCATTCCGCAAGCATCCTTCAGACTATGCGATTGTGGATATCCGCAACTGGTCAGAAATCAATACGAAGAAAATTTTTGACGGCAGCCTTGCAGTGCCTCTGCCCGAACTTCGCGAGCGTATCGCTGAAATTCCTAAGAATAAGCCCGTTGTAGTACACTGTGCAGGTGGCTATCGTTCAGCGGCAGGTGCAAGTATCATTTCTAACCTGCTGGCAAAAGAAGGCGTTACGGTTTATGACCTGAGCGAAGCGATTAACACGTTTTAG
- the pdhA gene encoding pyruvate dehydrogenase (acetyl-transferring) E1 component subunit alpha, which translates to MELVLTPPTNVVDAEGNFTKDTYMYWYESMYLMRKFEEKAGQLYGQQKIRGFCHLYIGQEACAAGAITALTKNDKWITAYRDHAHPLGLGTSARAVMAELYGKATGCSKGKGGSMHMFDKNVNFIGGHGIVGAQVPMGAGIAFAEKYNKTGNVCICYMGDGAVRQGAFHEALNMAMTWKLPVIFVIENNGYAMGTSVQRTSNVTDLYILGEAYEMPSMPVDGMDVEAVHHAVAKAAERARAGEGPTLLEFRTYRYRGHSMSDPQKYRTKEEVEEYKKLDPVEQVRATILRKGLATEEDLAAIDARVKAIVEDSVQFAEESPFPDPSEAFTDIYLQPDYPFIMD; encoded by the coding sequence ATGGAACTTGTTTTGACCCCACCTACCAACGTGGTTGATGCCGAAGGAAACTTCACTAAGGATACGTATATGTACTGGTACGAAAGCATGTATCTGATGCGGAAGTTTGAAGAAAAGGCAGGGCAACTCTACGGACAACAAAAAATCAGAGGCTTTTGCCACTTATATATCGGTCAGGAGGCCTGTGCAGCCGGCGCTATTACCGCCCTGACCAAAAACGACAAATGGATTACGGCTTACCGCGACCATGCCCACCCGCTGGGATTAGGTACAAGTGCCCGAGCCGTCATGGCAGAACTCTACGGCAAGGCAACGGGCTGTTCCAAAGGCAAGGGCGGCTCTATGCACATGTTTGATAAAAACGTGAATTTCATCGGTGGGCACGGCATTGTAGGTGCGCAAGTGCCTATGGGGGCAGGCATTGCCTTTGCCGAAAAGTACAACAAAACAGGTAACGTTTGCATTTGCTACATGGGCGATGGTGCCGTGCGTCAGGGTGCATTCCACGAAGCCCTGAACATGGCGATGACTTGGAAACTGCCCGTCATTTTTGTGATTGAAAACAACGGCTATGCTATGGGTACTTCCGTACAGCGCACTTCTAACGTTACCGATTTGTACATCTTGGGTGAGGCTTACGAAATGCCCTCTATGCCCGTAGACGGCATGGACGTAGAAGCCGTGCATCATGCAGTAGCAAAAGCGGCAGAACGCGCCCGCGCCGGCGAAGGTCCCACGCTGTTGGAATTCCGCACCTATCGCTACCGCGGCCACTCTATGTCTGACCCGCAGAAATATCGCACCAAAGAAGAGGTAGAAGAGTACAAAAAGTTAGACCCGGTAGAGCAAGTGCGCGCTACCATTTTGAGAAAAGGGCTGGCAACCGAAGAGGATTTGGCAGCTATTGATGCCCGTGTAAAAGCTATTGTGGAAGATTCGGTTCAGTTTGCCGAGGAGTCGCCCTTCCCTGACCCTTCGGAGGCTTTTACCGATATATATTTGCAGCCGGACTATCCGTTTATCATGGACTAA
- the msrB gene encoding peptide-methionine (R)-S-oxide reductase MsrB — MKYWIIASLALLFANCTNGQNMDMTSKKLKADEKALANVEKVVKTEEEWRKSLTPEQYYILREKGTERPFSGKFYLHKEKGIYTCAACGYELFSSDQKFDSGCGWPSFFDEIGKGRIKYRTDTSHGMVRTEIMCARCDGHLGHVFDDGPNPTGLRYCVNSVSIDFKKADNTKSKQEE, encoded by the coding sequence ATGAAATATTGGATTATTGCATCTCTGGCATTGCTTTTTGCCAACTGCACAAACGGACAAAATATGGACATGACCTCAAAAAAGCTCAAAGCAGATGAAAAGGCTTTGGCAAACGTAGAAAAAGTAGTCAAAACAGAGGAAGAGTGGCGCAAGTCGCTCACGCCTGAGCAGTATTACATCTTGCGGGAAAAAGGCACAGAACGTCCTTTTTCTGGCAAATTTTACCTGCACAAAGAAAAGGGCATCTACACCTGCGCAGCTTGTGGCTACGAACTGTTCAGTTCTGACCAAAAGTTTGATTCGGGCTGTGGATGGCCAAGTTTTTTTGATGAAATAGGCAAGGGCAGAATCAAGTACAGAACCGATACTTCGCACGGCATGGTGCGCACCGAAATTATGTGCGCCCGCTGCGATGGCCACCTCGGGCACGTTTTTGACGACGGCCCTAACCCGACAGGGCTGCGTTATTGCGTAAATTCGGTTTCCATTGATTTCAAAAAGGCAGATAATACCAAAAGCAAGCAAGAGGAATAG